The following are encoded in a window of Streptomyces griseiscabiei genomic DNA:
- a CDS encoding saccharopine dehydrogenase, which translates to MTDLHLWLRHETRTTERRTPIVPTDARRLVENGVRITVEDSAQRIFPVAEYEEAGCQVADPGSWVSASARAVIVGLKELPDSPPELTHRHIFFGHAYKGQPGAEALLRRFAVGGGALLDLEYLVDDRGRRLAAFGFWAGYLGAALAVLHHRGVLGAPLVPTTREAMEAELRASTGDLTALVIGALGRSGRGARTALGEAGVEPTCWDLPETRDLDRPALLAHDLMVNTVLTTSPVPPFLTDKDLDGPDRRLRTLSDVTVDVGSPMNVLPVYDTTTEWDAPVRRLREHPPLDLIAIDNLPSLLPREASTDFSAALLPQLLDFGTGGAWGRCLDRFREVSGELGLTER; encoded by the coding sequence ATGACCGATCTCCACTTGTGGCTCCGCCACGAGACCCGCACCACCGAACGCCGCACCCCGATCGTGCCGACCGACGCCCGGCGGCTCGTCGAGAACGGCGTACGGATCACCGTCGAGGACTCCGCCCAGCGGATCTTCCCCGTGGCGGAGTACGAGGAGGCCGGCTGCCAGGTCGCCGACCCCGGGTCCTGGGTCTCGGCATCGGCGCGAGCGGTGATCGTGGGCCTGAAGGAACTCCCGGACAGCCCGCCGGAATTGACGCACCGTCATATCTTCTTCGGGCACGCCTACAAGGGGCAGCCCGGCGCCGAGGCCCTGCTGCGCCGGTTCGCCGTCGGGGGCGGAGCTCTGCTCGACCTGGAGTACCTGGTCGACGACCGGGGCCGCAGACTCGCCGCCTTCGGCTTCTGGGCGGGCTATCTGGGCGCGGCCCTCGCCGTACTCCACCACCGGGGCGTGCTGGGGGCCCCGCTCGTCCCCACCACCAGAGAGGCGATGGAGGCCGAACTCCGCGCGTCCACGGGTGACTTGACCGCGCTGGTCATCGGTGCCCTGGGCCGCAGCGGCCGGGGCGCGCGCACGGCGCTCGGCGAGGCCGGTGTCGAACCGACCTGCTGGGACCTGCCCGAGACCCGCGACCTGGACCGCCCGGCGCTGCTGGCCCACGACCTGATGGTCAACACCGTGCTGACCACCAGCCCGGTGCCGCCGTTCCTGACGGACAAGGACCTCGACGGCCCGGACCGCCGTCTGAGGACCCTGTCGGACGTCACGGTCGACGTCGGCTCACCCATGAACGTCCTGCCCGTCTACGACACGACCACGGAGTGGGACGCCCCGGTACGGCGGCTGCGCGAACACCCCCCGCTCGACCTCATCGCCATCGACAACCTGCCCTCCCTGCTGCCCCGCGAGGCGAGCACCGACTTCTCGGCCGCTCTGCTGCCGCAACTGCTGGACTTCGGGACGGGCGGGGCCTGGGGCCGCTGCCTGGACCGGTTCCGCGAGGTCAGCGGCGAACTGGGCCTCACAGAAAGGTAG
- a CDS encoding saccharopine dehydrogenase family protein: MTEVVPASGTVHWVGAGLSTGSGLAALCDTAARVRLWHRTEERAEQALAARGLAGLAEPRAYTLPALVAELAPGDVVVSMLPAPEHGPLLGACVGARAHFACSSYVSDAVLEQVPTAASAGIAVLTEAGLDPGVDHLFAHSLIARATEAIGPETPASYTLTSYCGGVPAVPNDFRYRFSWAPAGVLGALRSPARYIEDGAETTADRPWTATRPHVIDGETFEAYPNRDSVPFVAQYGLPPSWKPLTFVRGTLRLDGWLSAWAPVFAELEQGDDRRIAELAGELAARHPTTDSDLDRVVLAVSLDVHTDAGAHWSGRHLLDTTGTKEESAMARLVSRPLALGVGHILDGSLPAGLSRAAETGERSRVWLRELKESGVEFTGRID; the protein is encoded by the coding sequence ATGACCGAGGTGGTCCCCGCGAGCGGCACCGTCCACTGGGTCGGCGCCGGCCTCTCCACGGGCAGCGGCCTGGCCGCCCTGTGCGACACCGCCGCCCGGGTACGGCTGTGGCACCGCACCGAGGAGCGCGCCGAACAGGCCCTGGCCGCACGGGGGCTGGCGGGTCTCGCCGAGCCCCGCGCGTACACACTGCCGGCGCTGGTGGCCGAGCTGGCGCCCGGAGACGTCGTGGTCTCGATGCTTCCGGCCCCGGAACACGGTCCGCTGCTCGGGGCGTGCGTCGGGGCGCGGGCCCACTTCGCCTGCTCCAGCTATGTCTCGGACGCCGTGCTGGAGCAGGTACCGACGGCCGCGTCGGCGGGGATCGCCGTCCTCACCGAGGCGGGTCTCGACCCGGGTGTCGACCATCTCTTCGCCCACAGCCTGATCGCACGGGCGACCGAGGCGATCGGGCCTGAGACCCCCGCCTCGTACACCCTCACCTCCTACTGCGGCGGTGTCCCGGCCGTCCCCAACGACTTCCGCTACCGCTTCAGCTGGGCCCCGGCCGGAGTGCTGGGCGCCCTGCGCTCGCCCGCCCGGTACATCGAGGACGGCGCCGAGACCACGGCCGACCGCCCCTGGACGGCCACCCGCCCGCACGTCATCGACGGCGAGACCTTCGAGGCCTACCCCAACCGCGACAGCGTCCCCTTCGTCGCCCAGTACGGGCTGCCCCCGTCCTGGAAACCGCTGACCTTCGTCCGCGGCACCCTCCGCCTCGACGGCTGGCTCAGCGCGTGGGCCCCGGTCTTCGCGGAGCTGGAGCAGGGCGACGACCGCCGTATCGCCGAGCTGGCGGGCGAACTGGCGGCGCGCCACCCGACGACCGACTCCGACCTCGACCGGGTCGTCCTCGCCGTCTCCCTCGACGTCCACACCGACGCGGGCGCCCACTGGTCCGGCCGCCATCTCCTTGACACCACCGGCACGAAGGAGGAGAGCGCCATGGCCCGCCTGGTGTCCCGCCCCCTAGCCCTCGGGGTGGGACACATCCTGGACGGTTCGCTGCCGGCGGGCCTGAGCAGGGCGGCGGAGACGGGGGAGCGGTCGCGGGTGTGGCTGCGGGAACTGAAGGAGTCCGGCGTGGAGTTCACGGGACGGATCGACTAG
- a CDS encoding serine hydrolase domain-containing protein, whose protein sequence is MERLRREAEPREAGLDPRTLARLDEYLALQVDEGRLPGYLLSLARGGRVAHLTTYGMRDRKARLPVEPDTLWRVYSMTKPVTSVAALILVEEGRLSLTDPVSRYLPEFAEPRVYESGAGADVRTRPAEQPILVRHLLTHTSGLTFGFYYDHPVDALYRDAGLENSVRPGADLARTCAEYARLPLQFEPGSQWNYSVSTNVLGRIVEVVSGQDLDVFFAERILGPLGMTDAGFQVTPEQAQRLAELYGEQEDGSIAPVPGLPVRGRPRFLSGSGGMVASARDYHRFAEFLRRRGELDGVRLLSAESVAMMATNQLPEGADIRTYGSAVHRQPGNVGVGFGLGVSVVIDPSVTECPSSLGTFGWTGAATTTFWVDPARDLTVQFMTQVRRRSSFSVYPELKRLVHESVI, encoded by the coding sequence ATGGAACGACTGCGCCGAGAGGCAGAGCCGCGCGAGGCCGGCCTCGACCCGAGGACCCTGGCCCGGCTGGACGAGTACCTGGCCCTCCAGGTCGACGAGGGCCGGCTGCCCGGCTATCTGCTGTCCCTGGCCCGCGGCGGTCGCGTCGCCCACCTCACGACCTACGGCATGCGCGACCGGAAGGCTCGACTCCCCGTCGAGCCGGACACGTTGTGGCGGGTCTACTCCATGACCAAGCCGGTCACGTCGGTCGCCGCGCTGATACTGGTCGAGGAGGGGCGGCTGTCGCTCACGGACCCGGTCTCCCGCTATCTCCCGGAGTTCGCCGAGCCCCGTGTGTACGAGTCCGGTGCGGGCGCCGACGTCCGGACCCGTCCGGCCGAGCAGCCGATCCTCGTCCGCCATCTGCTGACCCACACCTCGGGCCTGACCTTCGGTTTCTACTACGACCACCCCGTGGACGCGCTCTACCGCGACGCGGGTCTGGAGAACTCCGTGCGGCCGGGCGCCGATCTGGCGCGGACCTGCGCGGAGTACGCGCGCCTGCCACTGCAGTTCGAGCCGGGCTCGCAGTGGAACTACTCCGTCTCCACCAACGTCCTCGGCCGGATCGTCGAGGTCGTGTCGGGCCAGGACCTCGACGTGTTCTTCGCCGAGCGGATCCTCGGGCCGCTGGGTATGACGGACGCGGGCTTCCAGGTCACCCCCGAACAGGCGCAGCGGCTGGCCGAGTTGTACGGCGAGCAGGAGGACGGGTCGATCGCGCCCGTCCCCGGCCTCCCGGTGCGCGGCCGGCCGCGCTTCCTGTCCGGCAGCGGCGGCATGGTCGCCTCGGCCCGCGACTACCACCGGTTCGCCGAGTTCCTGCGGCGGCGCGGTGAACTCGACGGGGTACGGCTGCTGTCCGCCGAGTCCGTCGCCATGATGGCCACGAACCAGCTGCCGGAAGGTGCGGACATCCGTACGTACGGCAGTGCCGTCCACCGGCAGCCGGGCAACGTGGGCGTCGGGTTCGGGCTCGGCGTGTCCGTGGTGATCGACCCGTCCGTGACCGAATGCCCGTCCTCCCTGGGGACGTTCGGGTGGACCGGGGCCGCGACGACGACCTTCTGGGTGGATCCGGCGCGGGATCTGACCGTTCAGTTCATGACGCAGGTGCGGCGGCGGTCCTCGTTCTCGGTGTATCCGGAGTTGAAGCGGTTGGTGCATGAGTCCGTGATCTGA
- a CDS encoding MFS transporter, giving the protein MTATAAEAGVDRGGPAPTAHRRLTLANSVLGAVIVALDGTVLMIAQPSLRRDLDASLTEVQWTSSGYLIAVAGLLVFAGRLGDRFGHQRVFAWGVLGFGATSAGIGFAPGVGWVIGLRVAQGVFGALLQPATLGMLRAAFPPDRLGMPIALRTSAIGVAVAAGPLVGGVLVAQLGWRAVFFLNVVPALVMGALALAVRTPGAERAQQGHGTRPDPTGLDLPGAALLAVALAAVVHTLVGVPEQGWTAAGVLGLLVAAVCAVALVRRERRTPEPLLPPAVLGSVPVRAALGVLVAASAAMLGALFVCSFVLQDRLGMDPLRTSLVALPGGVTMVLGAPLSAVLLRRWGARPTALTGTALLTAGVLALSGLGPGSSTVLTGGGFLLLGAGFGALMVTATAVVVRHAPPEAAGVAGGLQQTAMNIGPTLGVAAATSLMPLGTRPALLLLAGVAALGAPLALRMPRPARPVRDGTRSVRNDEGKKCEGDRSECDRPDREP; this is encoded by the coding sequence ATGACGGCGACCGCGGCCGAGGCCGGGGTGGACCGGGGCGGCCCGGCACCGACCGCCCACCGCCGGCTCACCCTCGCCAACAGTGTGCTCGGTGCCGTGATCGTCGCCCTCGACGGAACGGTGCTGATGATCGCTCAGCCGTCCCTGCGGCGCGACCTCGACGCCTCCCTCACCGAGGTGCAGTGGACCAGTAGCGGGTATCTGATCGCGGTGGCGGGACTGTTGGTGTTCGCCGGGCGGCTCGGTGACCGGTTCGGGCACCAACGGGTGTTCGCCTGGGGTGTCTTGGGGTTCGGGGCGACGTCCGCCGGGATCGGGTTCGCACCCGGGGTGGGCTGGGTGATCGGGCTGCGGGTCGCCCAGGGCGTCTTCGGGGCGCTGCTGCAGCCCGCCACGCTCGGGATGCTGCGGGCCGCGTTCCCGCCCGACCGGCTGGGGATGCCCATCGCGCTGCGGACCAGCGCCATCGGGGTGGCGGTCGCCGCCGGTCCCCTCGTCGGCGGGGTCCTCGTGGCCCAGCTCGGCTGGCGGGCGGTGTTCTTCCTCAACGTCGTACCGGCGCTGGTCATGGGCGCGCTGGCGCTGGCGGTGCGGACTCCGGGGGCGGAGCGCGCGCAACAGGGCCACGGCACCCGTCCCGACCCGACCGGCCTCGATCTGCCCGGCGCCGCGCTGCTCGCCGTGGCCCTCGCGGCTGTCGTCCACACGCTGGTCGGGGTGCCCGAGCAGGGCTGGACGGCGGCCGGGGTGCTCGGTCTGCTGGTCGCCGCCGTCTGCGCCGTCGCCCTCGTCCGCCGTGAACGCCGTACCCCCGAACCGCTGTTGCCGCCCGCCGTGCTGGGCTCGGTTCCGGTCCGTGCGGCGCTCGGGGTGCTCGTGGCGGCGTCGGCGGCCATGCTCGGCGCGCTGTTCGTGTGCAGCTTCGTCCTCCAGGACAGGCTCGGCATGGACCCGCTGCGCACGAGCCTCGTCGCGCTGCCCGGCGGTGTGACGATGGTGCTCGGGGCACCCCTGTCGGCCGTACTGCTGCGCCGGTGGGGTGCCCGGCCCACCGCCCTCACGGGGACGGCGCTGCTCACCGCCGGTGTGCTGGCACTGTCCGGGCTCGGCCCCGGATCGTCGACCGTACTGACCGGCGGCGGATTCCTGCTGCTGGGGGCCGGTTTCGGCGCGCTGATGGTCACCGCGACCGCCGTCGTCGTACGGCACGCTCCGCCGGAGGCGGCCGGGGTGGCGGGCGGGCTGCAGCAGACCGCGATGAACATCGGCCCGACCCTCGGGGTGGCCGCCGCGACCTCGCTGATGCCGCTCGGCACGCGCCCCGCGCTGCTGCTCCTGGCCGGTGTGGCCGCACTCGGTGCGCCTCTTGCCCTGCGAATGCCCCGACCCGCCCGCCCCGTGAGGGATGGAACGCGATCAGTACGGAACGATGAAGGCAAGAAGTGTGAGGGCGACCGGAGTGAGTGCGACCGGCCTGACCGCGAGCCGTGA
- a CDS encoding TetR/AcrR family transcriptional regulator codes for MSEPNTGLRSRLVEVGVALVTEEGVQALSLREIARRAGVSHGAPRRYFPTHPELLSAIARRGFEELAGRGTVALGGGTAGPREQIATLGRVYLDFALGNRGMHELMFRHDLLESNELGLRDASLPIFSLLVDLVGRARPDADARLVAGALLANLHGIAQLWTWGSLQLTTGAADVEPLLRTALDAHLGSEGR; via the coding sequence ATGAGCGAGCCGAACACGGGACTGCGGTCCCGGCTGGTCGAGGTCGGGGTCGCGTTGGTGACCGAGGAGGGCGTCCAGGCGCTGTCGTTGCGGGAGATCGCGCGGCGGGCGGGGGTGTCGCACGGGGCGCCGCGGCGGTACTTCCCCACGCATCCGGAGCTGCTGTCGGCGATCGCCCGGCGGGGGTTCGAGGAGTTGGCGGGGCGGGGGACGGTCGCCCTCGGGGGCGGTACGGCGGGGCCGCGGGAGCAGATCGCGACGCTGGGGCGGGTCTATCTCGACTTCGCGCTCGGCAACCGGGGCATGCACGAGCTGATGTTCCGTCATGATCTGTTGGAGAGCAACGAGTTGGGGTTGCGCGACGCCAGTCTGCCGATCTTCTCGCTGCTGGTGGACCTCGTGGGGCGGGCCCGGCCCGACGCCGACGCGCGGCTCGTCGCGGGCGCGTTGCTGGCCAACCTCCACGGCATCGCCCAGCTGTGGACCTGGGGTTCTCTTCAACTCACCACGGGGGCCGCTGACGTGGAGCCCCTGCTGCGGACCGCGCTGGACGCGCACCTGGGGAGCGAGGGGCGATGA
- a CDS encoding P-loop NTPase fold protein — MASSGVQDPAGTTTSADLTDPAEKAAYLRTVEACLSDFRVTRRLDTRDGVTADAVRTAMHAQPNMARSMEPCAATYADYRKAVDRAHTTRAQLSRAKADVSIDVRTALGWIAVVISVGHLIVRYEPDASFLDIALGSAPLGVALPTMLLWIDHKAASRRNLVNQVLVLRALCSLPFRARRVRIASRKWESDLQRNGSAPVVHRVIDALLRDDPHSVFLTDSYEGLRAARDHGYVVPSSAADQLKSKLEILDGGTVAVCGPRGVGKSTLLDSALRDGDFAIRTHVPATYTPHDFLLSLCIDVYERYIEHEKYSVPPLTRLSGFVRNLRRLRVALRGLRRRAFFGLPAAALVLLGCYAVVRSLWERHISTVRSWAADSARWCGDLAQEVWRGDNLGVSLLLTIVGVSIWLMRGSARWRRRLRAVPRGLSSVAGVLLLAGTALTLATDRELGEHARALSDGFLALALLLMLSAMALWVTGHLRGAIRVGQWSFPASRVFTPAALGSLVLLTWLVHSDENAVAVFLDSQNQARLVGLITAWALLRVGRWRPRPPRPPLVTECGDQLYRLRTVQSTTAGVTSGVSQLVSLGSAHTSGLSSVPVNLPELVATFRSLLARIAQHLSARGLRTIITVDELDRLGSAEQALAFLSEIKAIFGVPHVFYIVSVAEDVGAAFVRRGLPHRDSTDSSLDDVVHVRPCTLEKSKEIIGRRAPGLAPADNPTPTPYVLLAHGLSGGIPRDLIRYGRRIVEMRKQTNSLEFTDISRQLILEEVSETLAGFRTLLGGHQWTSANSAVLSQYRDLMDQLRSDCECRPDTVRQALEAFATAAPTGSAPTDLPEQAASLIHEASAYAYFGLTFLQIFSAASFDQRSKDAAARAPEGHPHFLAETRLELGVSPHSARSLIDEVRRAWGLPAATPSTLGPSSPRPLPPPRLQPCPVHPRR, encoded by the coding sequence ATGGCGAGTTCGGGGGTCCAGGATCCGGCCGGCACCACCACGTCCGCGGACCTGACCGATCCCGCCGAGAAGGCCGCCTATCTGAGGACCGTCGAAGCCTGCCTCAGCGACTTCCGCGTGACCCGGCGGCTGGACACCCGGGACGGTGTCACCGCCGACGCGGTACGCACGGCGATGCACGCACAGCCCAACATGGCCCGGAGCATGGAACCCTGCGCGGCCACCTACGCCGACTACCGGAAGGCTGTCGACAGGGCGCACACGACCCGGGCACAACTCTCCCGGGCCAAGGCCGACGTGAGCATCGACGTCCGCACGGCCCTCGGCTGGATCGCCGTCGTCATCAGCGTCGGACATCTCATCGTGCGGTACGAGCCCGACGCGTCGTTCCTCGACATCGCCCTCGGCTCCGCGCCGCTCGGGGTGGCCCTGCCGACCATGCTGTTGTGGATCGACCACAAGGCCGCCTCCCGGCGGAACCTCGTGAACCAGGTGCTCGTCCTCCGCGCACTGTGCTCGCTGCCGTTCCGGGCGCGGAGAGTCAGGATCGCGTCGAGGAAATGGGAGAGCGACCTTCAGCGCAACGGCAGCGCCCCCGTGGTCCACCGGGTGATCGACGCGCTGCTCCGCGACGACCCCCATTCCGTCTTCCTGACGGACAGTTACGAGGGTCTGCGGGCGGCGCGGGACCACGGGTACGTGGTGCCCAGCAGCGCGGCGGACCAGCTCAAGAGCAAGCTGGAGATCCTCGACGGCGGCACCGTCGCGGTCTGCGGCCCACGCGGCGTCGGCAAGAGCACCCTCCTCGACAGCGCCCTGCGGGACGGCGACTTCGCGATCCGCACCCATGTGCCGGCCACGTACACGCCGCACGACTTCCTCCTGTCCCTGTGCATCGACGTCTACGAGCGATACATCGAGCACGAGAAGTACAGCGTGCCGCCCCTCACAAGACTCTCCGGCTTCGTCCGCAACCTTCGCCGGCTGCGAGTCGCGCTGCGCGGGCTGCGCCGCAGGGCCTTCTTCGGCCTTCCCGCCGCGGCGCTCGTACTCCTGGGTTGCTACGCGGTGGTGCGCTCCCTGTGGGAGAGGCACATCTCCACCGTGCGCTCGTGGGCTGCCGACTCCGCTCGGTGGTGCGGCGATCTGGCCCAAGAGGTGTGGCGGGGGGACAACCTCGGTGTCAGTCTGCTCCTCACGATCGTGGGAGTGTCCATCTGGCTGATGCGCGGATCCGCACGCTGGCGCCGCCGGCTGCGGGCCGTGCCGAGAGGTCTGTCGTCCGTCGCGGGCGTCCTGCTGTTGGCCGGTACGGCCCTGACCCTCGCCACGGACCGGGAGCTCGGGGAACACGCGAGGGCCCTGAGCGACGGCTTCCTCGCCCTCGCCCTGCTGCTCATGCTGAGCGCGATGGCCCTGTGGGTCACCGGCCATCTGCGGGGGGCCATCCGGGTCGGACAGTGGAGCTTCCCCGCTTCGCGTGTGTTCACTCCCGCGGCGCTGGGCAGTCTGGTCCTCTTGACATGGCTGGTGCACAGCGACGAGAACGCGGTCGCCGTCTTCCTGGACTCCCAGAACCAGGCTCGCCTCGTGGGCCTCATCACCGCGTGGGCGCTGCTGAGAGTGGGAAGGTGGCGGCCCCGGCCGCCCCGGCCCCCGCTGGTGACCGAGTGCGGCGACCAGTTGTACCGGCTCAGGACCGTGCAGAGCACCACGGCCGGAGTCACCTCCGGCGTCTCCCAACTGGTCAGCCTGGGCAGCGCCCATACCTCGGGCCTCTCCTCGGTACCCGTCAACCTCCCCGAACTCGTGGCGACCTTCCGCAGCCTGCTGGCCAGGATCGCCCAGCACCTGTCCGCGCGGGGCCTGCGCACGATCATCACCGTCGACGAACTCGACCGCCTCGGTTCGGCCGAGCAGGCACTGGCCTTCCTCAGCGAGATCAAGGCGATCTTCGGTGTGCCCCACGTCTTCTACATCGTCTCCGTCGCGGAGGACGTCGGTGCCGCCTTCGTCCGCCGCGGCCTGCCCCATCGGGACTCCACCGACAGTTCGCTGGACGATGTCGTCCACGTCCGGCCGTGCACCCTCGAAAAGTCCAAGGAGATCATCGGCAGGCGTGCCCCGGGACTGGCGCCCGCCGACAACCCGACTCCGACGCCGTACGTCCTGCTCGCCCACGGCCTGTCGGGGGGCATCCCCCGCGATCTGATCCGGTACGGGCGCCGCATCGTGGAGATGCGCAAGCAGACCAACTCCCTGGAGTTCACGGACATCTCACGCCAGCTCATCCTGGAGGAGGTGTCCGAGACGCTCGCGGGCTTCCGGACTCTGCTCGGTGGACATCAATGGACATCCGCGAACTCGGCTGTGCTCAGTCAATACCGTGACCTGATGGATCAGTTGCGTTCGGACTGCGAGTGCCGCCCCGACACCGTCCGACAGGCGCTGGAGGCGTTCGCCACAGCCGCACCGACGGGATCCGCACCGACGGACCTGCCGGAGCAGGCCGCCTCGCTCATCCACGAGGCGTCGGCGTACGCGTACTTCGGGCTGACCTTCCTCCAGATATTCAGTGCCGCTTCCTTCGACCAGCGCAGCAAGGACGCTGCGGCGCGGGCGCCGGAAGGCCATCCCCACTTCCTCGCCGAGACCCGCCTGGAACTGGGCGTCTCACCGCACAGCGCCCGATCGCTCATCGACGAGGTCCGCCGCGCGTGGGGGCTCCCCGCCGCCACCCCCTCCACTCTCGGCCCCTCATCACCCCGCCCGCTGCCCCCGCCACGGCTCCAGCCGTGCCCCGTACACCCACGGAGGTGA